The following DNA comes from Deinococcus sp. YIM 134068.
GACGGCCCGGCCCGCGCCGACGCCCAGGCGATGGCTCCTGAGGGCGTGACCTTCACCGGCCCGGTGCCCTACGCGCGGGTGCCCGAGGCGCTGGCCGCCGCCGACACCTTCCTCACCGCCAGCACGTCCGAAGTCCTGCCCATGAGCATGATTGAGGCCCTCGCGGCGGGCACGCCCCTTGTCGCCGCGCGCAGCCCCGCCGCCCTGGACCTCGTGACGGAGGGCGTGAACGGCACCGTCACGGACGCCACACCTGATGCGCTGGCCGCCGGACTGCTGCACGTCCTCGACCCCATTCGCCTGCCCGCCCTGCAAGTGGGGGCGAGGGAGAGCGCCCGGCAGTACGACCTGCCCGTGCGGGCCGCCGCACTGGAGGAGGTCTACCAAGCGGCGGTGGTCCGCAAACGCCAATCGAGAAGCTCTCCCCTCAGCCACTGACGTTCGTTCAACCCCACCCGGCACTTCTGGCTGGCAGCCTCAATCAGCCGAAAAGCGAACGCCCCCGCGCGGGGCGGGGGCCTTCTCCTGTGGTGCCGAGGATGGGACTTGAACCCACACGCCTCGCGGCGCTAGTCCCTGAAACTAGTGCGTCTACCAATTCCGCCACCTCGGCACGTCTTGGCTGTGTCGCCCGCGCAGGGGCGCGTTTCAGGGCTTGTCTACTTTAGCGGGGGGTACGGAGGCTGTCAACCGGGCACGGGGCGGGGTCTTTGGGGCAAGAGAGCCGCCGCTCCACTCCTTGCCCCGGACCGCCGATTGGGAGAGAGGCCAGCGCCGCCTCAAGGAGGGTGGGGACCAACGACACCGGGCGGTCCCGGGAGGACGGGCAGAGGTCGTCCTGAGACAGGCCGAGGCGGACTGGTCGGCGGGCGGTGGGGTGAGGGGACGTAACATGGCCTTCTCCCAGGCGGCGGCAACGGCGGGAGGTGGGCGACCGGAGTAGCGAAGCCCGCCGGCCATTGACCACCAATGGCCGCCACGCAGGCCTACCCTCCTCCGATGCCCGCTTCCTCTCTGTGCGGGAGTGGGTCGTGGGTCTGGCGTCAGCCTTGAGAAACTCTGTCGGACACTGACAAATCAGGAGGGCACTGAAACCATGGCCCGCCCTGTCGAAGACGGCAGCAAAAGAAAAAACCCGCTGCTGGAGCGGGTCTGTGAGATTCTGGAGCCAGGGGTCGGATTTGAACCGACGACCTACTGATTACGAATCAGTTGCTCTACCGCTGAGCTACACTGGCAGGCCGAACACGGGGAGGCAAAAATGCCGCACGGACAAGGGTAGACGATGCGCCCCCCGTTGTCAAACCCGGCTACCGCAGGGCGCTCACCTCGGCGCGCAGGGCGTCCAGGCGGACGCGCAACTCGGCGGCCCGCGCTCCTGCCTGCGCCAGCCGTTCCTCCTCCCCCTCCGTAAAGCGGGTGTAGGGGCTGATCGCGTCGCGGAGCCGGGCGTCGGCGCGCTCCTGCTCGCGCCCGTACTCGCGGCGGACGATACGCTCCAACGCCTCGCGCAGGGCCGCGACCTTCTGGCGCAGGCCACGGTGGGCCTGAAGCCGCTTGTTGGGCAGCACGAACAGGCCCAGGCTCCCCAGCGTCAGCCCGGCGAGGATGCCCCCCGTGAAGTCCATCGCCGTCGCGCCGACGAGCGCCCCCAGCCCCGCCCCGATGCCGATTCCCCCGGCGAGACCGCCCACCGCTCCCTTGAGGGCGTCCTCCGCGTCGCGCGAGAGCTGGCGGGCGAGTTCGTGTTCGGTGGTCGTCTCCAGATGCTGACGCGCGCTTCCGGCGATGCCCTCCAGCAGCGCCCCCCGGTCGTAGGAGAAGCGGGTGCGGGCCACCTCGCTCGACGGCTGGCGGCGGATCAGGAACGCCTGCACGTCCTCCCAGAAGTGCAGGTTCGCCTCCACGAAGCGGTCGATCATGGAGCCGAACTGCCGGTCGATGGCCTCGGGGAGTTCGGCGACCGCCTCGCGCCGGAAGCCCTCCTCCAGCTCGCGGCCATTGATCAACCCGCGCAGGTTGGAGAAGCGCAGGCGGTCGTCGATAAAGCGGTCGGCCCGCACCTCGAACTCCCCCAGCAGGCGGCCCAGGCGATTGAGCTGCCCGTCGAGTTCGCCCAGCATGGTCTCGCGGTGGCGCTCGCGCTGGGCCTCCAGGTCGCGCAGGATGGCCTGATCCCCCTCCAGCGTCCGGCGAGCGGCCTCGGCACGGGCCTCCTCGCCGCTCAGGATTTCGGCGGCGGTGCCCAGGGGGCTTTGCAGCTTGAGGCGCGTGCGCTCGGCCTCCGAGAGCCGCGTCCGCAGGGCCTCGCGCAGGGCGGCAAACCCAGGGTCGCCCCCCCGCTGCTCGCCCCGCGCGCTGACGAGGAAGAC
Coding sequences within:
- a CDS encoding dynamin family protein, coding for MLVTSRVQDLLSRERALLADLQAFLEMQGAPPEAVEYARGAVRSLDESFLLVVVGEFNAGKSSFVNALLGAAVLPEGVTPTTDRIYVLVHGDTPGEVEPTRDPFVSRLTWPLPSLEGVALVDTPGTNAIIRQHQALTEGFLPRADLVLFLTSSDRPFTESERQFLSLAARWGRSVVMVVNKADLLETGEQREQVREFVEKGARGELGLTPPVFLVSARGEQRGGDPGFAALREALRTRLSEAERTRLKLQSPLGTAAEILSGEEARAEAARRTLEGDQAILRDLEAQRERHRETMLGELDGQLNRLGRLLGEFEVRADRFIDDRLRFSNLRGLINGRELEEGFRREAVAELPEAIDRQFGSMIDRFVEANLHFWEDVQAFLIRRQPSSEVARTRFSYDRGALLEGIAGSARQHLETTTEHELARQLSRDAEDALKGAVGGLAGGIGIGAGLGALVGATAMDFTGGILAGLTLGSLGLFVLPNKRLQAHRGLRQKVAALREALERIVRREYGREQERADARLRDAISPYTRFTEGEEERLAQAGARAAELRVRLDALRAEVSALR